ATTCTCCAAAAATGGTTAGCAAAATCTTTTAGTTTAccgatcttgttagttgatggcaaaACAAACTCATTTCGGCAGTACCGAtccccggtttcggaagtactgtaaatagtgattaaaaactccaatcttcgattttcaaaattttatccgggTTCGACTTGCGTCTCCAGAATGTTAGTGACGATGTAACGAACATAAAAACTCTACGGAACTGGCAAACTAGGCGATTTTTGTTGTACCAATCCCCGCTCCCCAGttatcggctgctcggccatccatggaagttgaccatcaatgtcaatttccctctctgagcagcctagatagccgtgtagtgtcggtagcggtttcccaactggctaagaataacgctacaatccacctgtaccggtggtataagtccaccaaacaggtaagccgtgtggcatccggcggaattttttttttttttaccaagaattgatccactggtttcctgttccatgtcgtaaaaggccacaaaaataggaactcctaagtcaaggtgtatttccgtgccgatggctgaatggctgcaggaggttaaacaatgcagtcgtgaacggaatatcttgggattttcccttactgtgttaagcgaagctctggcacagtggacgacttctttcttcgcaactcgtgggatttaaaagattaaaacatttaaaaaaatccttacatggttcgctataggcgattataagccaatatatttggtttcttgtagttgttgtacggtaagtgctggaggtggagtgttcgttactttaattgataatggttagagtagcacaaatcaatctccagcataaacgtacagcaactatgaatctatccagacttctgcaagaaggtaaagcttctttagctttggttcaagaaccatatttccaaaagggaaacttctacgttggaaaattgttaaacccagtctttgctgccttcaacaagaccggaatgactaatccacgtgaaatgcctcgagcatgcatacttgcaaacagtgctctcgatgtttctctcatatcggagctcacaactcgggatatttgtgctgtcacagttggtatgactactgatggcatagacaggaaatatgtctattgttcggcatatttgccgcataaccaaccttcgccaagcgatgacttcaaaaaggttgtatcatactgctgcaaaagtgatttaccgcttgtaatcggcagtgacataaatgctcaccatatcatttggggcagcacagatataaattcgagaggctctgatatgatggaatttgtgagcagtacaaacctgcacatagtcaatgcaggaaaccgtccaacttttgcgagatctggaagagaggaggttttggacgtaactctctgctctgatagaattgcgcatgagttggtgaattggctcgtctccgatgagctcgaaccttcgttgtctgatcataagtacatcttctttgatcattcaaacgttaaatttgatattatcacatatcgtaatcccaaatctacaaactgggacctctatgaagagggcttggcgactagattttacgggtaccaaccaacaattgaaaccccaactgatttggaaaatgttgtcgacgagacaaactcactcatagttgcagcatatgaagaggcttgtccacttcggattgtgcgagctactagaggaactccttggtggaatgctgaacttgctagactaaggaaactatgcagaagagcttggaaccaccgacgcagaaatgggtcggaggcattcgtgtcggctcgaagggcttacaaaaatgctcttcgatcgtctgagcgaagtggttggaaaagcctctgcacaaatgtctctagtctcaacgaggctagcagattaaataagttactttcgaagtctaaggactttaatgtcagtttcttaagaacttcagatggtgaacacttgtctgaagaaggtgatgtacttcactatctttttaacactcactttccaggatgtatggatccatcaccgacagctcttcccgagactttttcaggtagttacgattcttgggcccttgctcgaagcgttgtgacgattgaatcggtcaaatgggcagttgagagttttgctccgaacAAGTCTCCTgggaaggatggagttttcccagtgttactgcagaaagggtatgaacatttcaaacatgttttgaagaaaatacttacttttagtcttgcgacaggatacattccaagagcttggcaggaaataattgtcaaatttattcccaaaggcggtcgcgacacttatgaggaagcgaagagtttcaggcctatcagtctaagctcatttcttcttaaaacagtggaacgcatagtagatcactatatcaggaatgttagcttgggcgtgcatccgctacatggaatgcaacatgcttaccagcgtggaaagtccactacaaccctgttacatgatgttgtgtacaacattgaaaaagctttctcacaaaagcaatcttgcttgagagttttcctagatattgaaggtgcctttgataacgtgtctttcaattcaattctggaagcagcccgtggtcatggcataccttcaagtatcacaaattggatacacgcaatgcttagcaatcgacttctttgttcatcgcttcggcaagcagagattagaaagctgagtgtctgtgggtgtcctcaaggtggtgtactatccccacttttatggaacctagtcgctgatggtttgttaaggaaacttaataaccttggatttccgacttatggttttgccgacgattatcatatattgatgaccggtataagcattaacactctctttgatttaatgcagcaagccctgcgatctgttgaacaatggtgttgtcaggttggattatctgtaaatccgggcaaaacatcaatggtgcttttcactcatcgtaggataatcacaggagctcgtccgttgcagttctttggttcagaggtcactgtggtcgaacaagttaaatacgtcggggttattcttgactcaaaactgaatttttctgctcacattgacttcagaattaaaagagcttgtatggctttcggccaatgcagacgagcttttggaaaatcatggggactcaaacccagatatattcattggatctacacaactattgttagaccaattttagcatatggatgtcttgtatggtggcagaaaggagaagtcgcgacagttcagtcaaagctaaatcatctccaaaggatggtcctaatggcgatgacaggagcattcacgacaactcctactgctgctctagaggcgctactgtgcattaaaccactacatgtgttcctaaaacaagaagcattatcttgtgcatatcgtcttaaggttacagggctttggaacagtaacccattagattatgctaccagccacactcgcttgtggtctcaaatggttacgtgggatgagtattcactcgctcctagtgacctaactctcacatgcagttttcctttcaaaacattcaatgtgagctatcctcttcgtgaggaatggttgtctggttgtctggttgtctggaacgacaacttgatgaacacatagtttgttatacggacggttctctgttgaatggtcgtgctggtgctggtgtctactgtcgtgaaatgaggctggagcagtctcattcacttggtagatactgtactgtgcttcaagcagaaatctacgcgattctgtgtggagtacaatcggcacttcagcagaggatctgtggtaagcgaatttatttttgttccgacagtcaagcagccttaaaagcactcagttcgaatgactcacggtcgaatctagtgatcgcatgtcgaactcaaattgaagacctcagcatttcaaatgctgtttacttcttatgggtacccggccattctggtattactggaaatgaatgggctgatgagttggctagagctggtgcaacgaatgatttcgttggtcctgaaccagctttaccactttcaattagttggataaagcacaagattcgttcttgggctgtatccaaacatgccagctactggcgcagcttgcaaacttgcgctcagacaaaagcatttctaccagatttaaatctgaaaatgtcaaagtatctactgcatttctccaaacatcattgcagtattctggtcagagctctgactggacattgcaaactcaattatcacatggctactattcaacgtgctgagtattattcgtgtgatttgtgtgaatgcgattatggtacttcatatcatctgatatgtaactgtcccgcattgacgcagctacgtatccgggtttttggttctccatacatggttgagtctgtgtatgcggagctaaaattgaaggatattctctcgtttcttacccaatgtggtaaggagctatagtcagaagggttcatcgttcttcctggagtgaatgaatcccttctgtattcaccttaaatagggtttagcagattgtttggcattctttggggggtaccgaatttacttctgctcgtacatactgcgaatcgttctgcattcttccgggagtgcagaatggtgtcgcttttgtaagatcttcaaatcctctcgggggttggaggttttattaacagcagactgttcgggacctcgtagaggttcagaatttacttctgcttccactaaatgtgatccccagcagattgttcagcatcccttaggggtgcagaatttacttctgcttttatgtgtttttgtgtcgtcaatttttcccatcctcctagtccaacccttaccatttcctttcaatgcttccctcttatatatcgggaaaatgatgctaaaaacaaattgatggcaaggcacaaatctccaaatatcaaggggaacgtgccatttgagccaatttgttctgattcctgatagttgATGGCAAAACAAACTCATTTCGGCAGTACCGAtccccggtttcggaagtactgtaaatagtgattaaaaactccaatcttcgattttcaaaattttatccgggTTCGACTTGCGTCTCCAGAATGTTAGTGACGATGTAACGAACATAAAAACTCTACGGAACTGGCAAACTAGGCGATTTTTGTTGTACCAATCCCCGCTccccagttccggaagtacccaCAAGAGTGATAAAAAAACTCAATGAAATCGGAACCCTTCGATTTCTCAGGGattgttaaaccgattttcaaatacTTAGGCTCAAATTGAAGGTCTTCTGGTTCAATGGTTGCATGCAATTTCACCAGGATCCAACTTacggtttcgaaattatcgagtgaagagtgttgaaaatttcacactGTTATTTATGGTAACGAtggagatcttgttagtttatgGCCATTAAAATTTACTTGGCttttcgtcaaatggtgagataactaagtcctcacaagttcctatctcatgcctccccgagcgtctatgatgacatttggtcaatagaacggcgtcgactgggtgctatcgccttctgcgttagtagcagaatgagagggtgcgaaatggattgtagtttgaagcccatcctaaagtgctttatcatagtatattgcaacatgttgtttgttgtattatttgatatatattgaattgaattatattacattgtattatatatttttattattattattattattattattattattattattattatcatcattattattgttattattattattactattattataattattattataatttaaGATGAAATATTAtgtttcctgcagtactgcgacatcaactgttatacattgtatcatagcatattatttcatatattatcttctgttatgttatattatgttgtattgtattatgttatattatattatattatattatattattttatgttatattatattatattatattaaattgtgctatattatattataatatattatattatactgtattatagtattttatattatgttatatcacagagaaaagATATCaaacagacattcatacgtgcaaagccgtgtgcaacggtgatttttaacggattatcacttgtatgctttacacagctttttaaagAAGTTTGCaatagcttggatgtctgttgtctgtagttatattttgttatattgttttatattatattatattatattatattatattatattatgttatgttatattatattatattatattatattatattatattatattatattatattatattatattatattatattatattatattatattatattgtattatgctcaagtatatcgacaacggggaggggcagggagtgcatcagggtatcttacaagtgaatgactggatgatggagtggattgccaacatgagtcacgtgggggaagctttgtgtttctccctaaaggtctgaaatgagtaagacgcacccttcgaACAAACAacccatcaggcgggtttaagctggtacagcgaaattctttattatatggccggaggTTCTtcctggaaggcgccgggtcctcaaaacacattttggccttcttaacagcaattatatgaaagctatctgataatcaaattcggatctactgtaagtctacccgcatacaccggtaatgccttgaactgatggtggcttcacacatacatacatacatacatatacattaAAATTTACTTGGCTTTTCCGATACCGAAAATAGTAGTAAAGATATTACTGGTAatgggaaaggcatcattacaccactagctggattgaaacaggtttatgACAAAACATATTACCCAGGAAGTACGGGGAATTTTCTCCAAGCTTCAAAGAGAGGGAAGATTCTAGGAACCTTAAAATGTTCGATATAATGACGTATATTGAAGTATGATGGTTACTTCAGTCGACCCTCTAGTGCCTTGTTTCACATGAAACATATTTAGCATCATACGCGGAAATAAAAGTTCCGGTTTTCCATGACAGTCAAGTCGAATAAATTAGAAAATTCCAATCGGTTGAATGTTTTTATATCAGACAATTAAAATTCTATCACAACAAAATATTAGCAATTCGGGTAATAATTTAATTCGCGCCAAATTACCTAATTTCATTACTATAATGAGCTGAAAATTGTTGATAGAAAATAGTCTTTCTCACTTCGATAGATGTTTATGTTAATTTCAGCTGGTTTACCAACATTAGGAGAAGTATGATTTAGACAGAAAAATAAATCTGCACAAAAAGATTCGATCAGAGTATTTATAATTTAACACTATAATTTTCGCATgacacaataatcataatcctttaatttttcaatacaattcgAAATTTAGCATTTTTTGCATACAATAACAACATTTGTCATGAAAGAACGAATAGTATTGTTGATTGTAATTACAATAACATCGATCGGTTGCGGAAGTATTGAAGAAatatttcattggaagaaactTTTATTTTTGGAAGGTAATATTTTGAACCTTACACAAAAAGCCTCATGTTACAAACTCTTCTTTTTCAAGATTCCAAAAATATTGCTTTTAATGACAAAAACACTCCAAGCCGTACCAATGAATCATTCGGGGAACGTATCAATATTCCTATGGGAATTACACATCACAAGGGCCGTTTGTTTATCACCATTCCTAGGAAGCATCCCAGCATTCCTGCTGCACTCAATGTAGTTGACATCTCTAGTGTACCTAAAGGAGATATGAGCCCCTCCCTGAAAGCATACCCTGATCAAATCAGCAATCAGATTCATGTATGCACTGGAAGACGTTTATTTATGAACATACAAAttgatattagtatttttttattgCAGGATGTTAACCGTACAAGTCAGGATCGTATCGTTTCGATATACCGATCAAAAGTAGATGTGTGCAATCGTCTTTGGTTCGTCGATTCAGGAAAACTTGATTATCCGAACAACAGTATGCAGATACAACGTCCGCATCTCTGGATTATTGATCTCGAACAGGATCGAAAAATACGCGCCTTCGAAATACCAGAAACTGTTGTCGAAACTGGGGAGGGTATGATTAGCCTGGTTGTGGACGCGGAGGCCGAGAAATGCGATCAAGCATTTGCTTATATTCCTGATTTAATACAAGCATCCATATACGTTTACAGTTTTGAGTCTAATCGAATGTGGAGTTTCAAGCATGCTTCATTCCAGCCAAATCCTGAGCGAGCTAACTTTTACGTGGCTGGCTTGAGATTCGTTTGGGatgatggaattttttcgaTCACCCTAGGAAAACGCAACCCATTAACTCGTTCAAGACCGGTTTACTATCATCCTATGGTTAGTACTACGGAATTTACCACTAATACTACTGTATTGCAAAACGAATCACTAGCAAAAACTGGAGATTATGAAGACCTGTTTCGAGCCTTGGGCGATCGTGGTCCGAATACGCAATCAACTATGCATCATTATGATCCGGAAACAGGTGTTATCTTTTACGCGGAAGTGAATCGAAACTCTATCGGTTGTTGGAATAAAAAGGCAAGTAACTTGTATCCCGTTTATCCCATCTTGATTGCTAATAAATTTCTATAGAACAACTTTACGGCTGAGAACCACGATGtagtctttctgaatcatcagcATCTAGTGTATCCGGGGGATCTCAACGTAGgtattttcattcgaaaattgtATTATGTCATTATTTCATACTATCGTAGGCCGATGTGGACGGGAACATTTGGATTCTGGCAAATAATCTACCTACCTGGCTCTATTCAAAGTTGTATGAAAATAAGTACAATTTCCACGTATGGCGCATGAGCCCTCGTGATGCGATCGCTGGTACGAAATGTCAGTAATATCAAGTTTATGGATTGTAATAATTCAGTAGAATGAACTTGACAATGAGATCCAATAAATGCATTACTAAACGCACGAAAATGTATTAGACATTGGTCAGAAAACTGCCCCCCAAACCACAAATCAAGATCATGCCTTACCAATATAGATACAATTACATGATGTGATTTtcaattcatttcgagattatGTGAGCTTGCAGCAACGTCGGGGAGTCCGAAAACCTTCCTGTCCTTTGATTATTCTTCATGTTCCACGTGTTCGCCACGTGTTCCCGGAGTGGTATCTCACCGCATTTTGAGCTCAAATAAGCACGGTTCCCGCCGGACTTGGGCCCACACTACTAAAACTTTGGGTAGCGGAGCGTAGTGAATACCTTTTTTCATCTACCGTACGCTCTCTTTCAGAACTGTCAAGTGTGTTGTTACCCTTTTAGATACGTAGAAGGTAGAGAAGTAAACCGTATCCAAAATGGAAATTTGGACAGGAAAATTGTTGACAGGAGTGAGAAGAATATATacaactgaatttttttcgatcgAACACCACAATATAAAAAACAAatactttatttttcaaactaTTATTTGTTGTTAAATGTCTGATTTTCATAACGTAAGGTAATTCGATTCGTCGGCAGCTTAAACCAGGATCTGGTTTGTCAACTACACAGTGAACTGTACATAAAAAATGGAAACGAATGTGCAAATATCATGTGACTTCCGACGAGTAACCATAACGGCGAAAAACAACATTAGTGGTAATAAATATGATGCATGTAACTGAGTGACATAGCTAGCAAATATAGAAATGATATTAATGTTCATTCTTCATTTTATTCATGGAGGTACTGATACTGAGAGTAACTCTGATTATCTTAAACGCTTGTATTTCGACTTTTTCTATTTTAATTTACCGATAACCTTGAGTGCATAACTTGCCATATTATACCGAAAAGGTATTACACATACTATCTCAACATGATGCTTATAAGCACTTGCTACTTTGCTGCTAGATTTATCAATTTCTAATCTGACTAGATGCAGCATAACTGTTCGGTTGGGCGTCTTAGCAGAATGTTTTAACACATCGCTCCATAAGTCgtaagttctaagttctaatTAAGAACAGATGTTTTCCAAAAATCATTGTAATCTCCTTCAAGAACAGTACAATCATTCCAACGCTTCTTTAACTTCACGGTGCAGTGTTTGTAGAATTTATCTTTTGTCTTAAAATAGGCTAAGTAGATTTTCTTACCTAcgatcattttttttgtgatcAGCGAAAAGCACGTCTGCTCAACGAACGACACCCACAGATGAATTGTTATGGTGATAGTGAtggaaaccataaaaccaattattaacaatGTTCTATCAGgccaaaaaaattatattttcatgtaataacattttatttaaaatcattagatgtacaTATACCAAAGATTTACCAAAACCATTCGGCTGCCACGATTGGCTCTTCTaaaacaccaatttttttctaatgtatttgttagtcaataaacaataGGTACATCCGTCATGTCATCACATTTTTTTAATGCAGCGATTTCAATAATTCAAATGATAGCTGTAAAACGCACAAAATATCTATCTATTTTTTCCTAATaggatttttaatgctcgtagaGTAATCTGAAAGTACGAATTCTTCACGatgaactctccgctggttttaacccagttttatttccaacagCTCAAATAATTTATATTCTATGAGAAATCTATCTACAATTGACCTTATTCTAGCAGAACAATGTAAcatttcacagaaaaaaatatgaattttacaggtgacataattctacaaacgatacagtcGGTTAGCTAGTAACGATGCAGTCGGTTAGctagtgagactgtatgaatttatatgcacgatttaccagccaagcagatatgtgcttctgtggcttagtcgactagactaactggtgtgctttgtgatctaatgtttttcggttcaagtcgcgttgttgttgctgttgattttttgatttttattccattcgttttaaagccatgtaattttcaaatcacacagcttttaacatgttcttgaatataaatttgttgtgTGTTGTAGTAAACTGACTTTGATTCAGACCATCTACCAATAAAattcagggtttcaaattaagcaatgattggttctgttagttttgttttgttttatttattatagaggttttaacccaaagaaaaattttctgactctatgtgcggggttgggaatcgaacccaggcctgctgcatgaaaggcatcaaCTTACCAATCAAGTTATATCCGCCTCGGgttcaattagttatatattctacaTATATTCTACCACCTTAGAACTAAATGGCTAGGATACAGCAATGCAGCAATGCaaaccctgaaattgttttgggaaatatCGATACAGCCATACATAATTCAAATCATTACATTGTTTTGAAATTAGAAGTCTATCAGTAAGTTTAAACTAATTCAATTCTccttcatctacatcaatatcaacgttcttgtgatcgTTAGATGAACatcttcttcgaattggactttccgagactaatcattgtgcttgtggcgagggttatcgcgatattgatcatgtcgtttgggcatgcgtggagtatcgtgatgtcagatctcaactaataaattccttgcgtacccaagatagactatccaatgtcccagttagcgacattcttgcttgtcgtgaccttcctttgatgaaacttctttatcatttcattaagtccattggagttccaattttatgttaagactgttttctcttccatgagttcaaccaatagccaccAATAGtgtcatt
This genomic window from Malaya genurostris strain Urasoe2022 chromosome 1, Malgen_1.1, whole genome shotgun sequence contains:
- the LOC131440394 gene encoding L-dopachrome tautomerase yellow-f-like; translation: MKERIVLLIVITITSIGCGSIEEIFHWKKLLFLEDSKNIAFNDKNTPSRTNESFGERINIPMGITHHKGRLFITIPRKHPSIPAALNVVDISSVPKGDMSPSLKAYPDQISNQIHDVNRTSQDRIVSIYRSKVDVCNRLWFVDSGKLDYPNNSMQIQRPHLWIIDLEQDRKIRAFEIPETVVETGEGMISLVVDAEAEKCDQAFAYIPDLIQASIYVYSFESNRMWSFKHASFQPNPERANFYVAGLRFVWDDGIFSITLGKRNPLTRSRPVYYHPMVSTTEFTTNTTVLQNESLAKTGDYEDLFRALGDRGPNTQSTMHHYDPETGVIFYAEVNRNSIGCWNKKNNFTAENHDVVFLNHQHLVYPGDLNADVDGNIWILANNLPTWLYSKLYENKYNFHVWRMSPRDAIAGTKCQ